In Leuconostocaceae bacterium ESL0723, the following proteins share a genomic window:
- the ftsY gene encoding signal recognition particle-docking protein FtsY — MGLFDIFKKRNKSAEETPDSTASESNQAKSQSESTQTATTPAASDSQTHQGPASEAKLSRPLNEKISLVNDSEAAVWQGALTSESKSESESAADSKSQDASKADSASDEQASTSASASQATVAESEQVVVENEEVDDEDDVTDVEDDDKTAYAAGLEKSRTSFADRFNRFLSNFRTVDEAFFEDLEETLIGADVGFELSMRISDELREEVKLQNAKKPADVQNVIIEKMVDIYEADGENENSQMHWAPAGEPTVVLFVGVNGVGKTTTIGKMAERYRKEGKRVLLAAADTFRAGATRQLEEWGQRADVPVVTGAPQADPASVVFEGVKRAKDEGFDLLLVDTAGRLQNNVNLMQELAKMKRIISRELPNAPEEVLLVLDATTGQNALQQAKLFQESSDVTGIVLTKVDGTGKGGIVFAIRSQMHLPVKWIGFGEKASDLRPFKSDEFVYGLFKDLVQ; from the coding sequence ATGGGATTATTTGATATCTTTAAGAAGCGGAACAAGTCAGCCGAGGAAACGCCTGACAGTACCGCTTCAGAATCCAATCAGGCTAAATCGCAGTCCGAGTCAACTCAAACTGCAACCACGCCGGCCGCTTCAGATAGTCAGACCCATCAGGGTCCGGCCAGTGAAGCCAAGCTTTCCCGGCCCCTAAATGAAAAAATCAGCCTGGTTAATGACAGTGAAGCGGCAGTCTGGCAGGGGGCCTTAACGTCTGAATCTAAATCAGAATCTGAGTCGGCCGCTGATAGCAAGAGTCAGGACGCTTCAAAAGCTGACAGTGCTAGTGATGAGCAGGCTTCAACCTCAGCCAGTGCCAGTCAGGCAACTGTTGCTGAAAGTGAACAAGTGGTCGTTGAGAATGAAGAAGTCGATGACGAAGACGATGTTACTGATGTCGAAGACGACGACAAGACCGCCTATGCCGCTGGCTTGGAGAAGAGCCGGACCAGCTTTGCTGACCGCTTTAACCGCTTTTTGTCTAATTTCCGAACGGTTGATGAGGCCTTCTTTGAGGACCTGGAAGAAACCCTGATTGGGGCGGATGTTGGCTTTGAGCTCTCGATGCGGATTAGCGATGAGCTCCGCGAAGAAGTAAAGTTACAAAACGCCAAAAAGCCAGCCGATGTTCAAAATGTCATTATCGAAAAGATGGTCGACATTTATGAGGCGGATGGTGAGAACGAAAACAGTCAGATGCACTGGGCACCGGCTGGGGAGCCGACCGTAGTCCTCTTTGTGGGCGTCAATGGGGTTGGTAAGACGACCACCATTGGTAAAATGGCCGAACGTTACCGTAAGGAAGGTAAGCGGGTGCTCTTAGCGGCCGCCGATACTTTCCGGGCCGGTGCTACCCGCCAATTGGAAGAATGGGGTCAGCGTGCTGATGTGCCGGTTGTGACTGGTGCTCCTCAGGCCGATCCCGCCTCAGTCGTTTTTGAGGGAGTTAAGCGGGCCAAGGATGAAGGTTTTGACCTACTCTTAGTCGACACGGCCGGCCGCCTGCAAAACAATGTCAATTTGATGCAAGAGTTGGCCAAGATGAAGCGGATTATTAGTCGGGAATTGCCCAATGCGCCCGAGGAAGTCCTCCTGGTTTTGGATGCCACTACCGGACAAAATGCCCTTCAACAGGCGAAGTTGTTCCAGGAGTCTTCGGACGTAACCGGGATTGTCCTGACCAAGGTCGACGGTACTGGTAAAGGTGGGATTGTCTTTGCCATCCGCAGCCAGATGCACCTGCCAGTTAAGTGGATTGGCTTTGGTGAAAAGGCCAGTGATTTGCGGCCGTTTAAGTCCGACGAATTCGTCTATGGACTTTTCAAAGATCTCGTTCAATGA
- a CDS encoding YlxM family DNA-binding protein → MDLAKKNEINALLGFYQPLLTDKQQEYLQDYCGDDYSIIEIAEAHGVSRQAVSDNLNRGVELLEHYEGALHLWADYQVRSAVENELVAYVQVHNSDDYPLRELVRRLVDLEGNE, encoded by the coding sequence ATGGATTTAGCTAAGAAAAATGAAATCAACGCCCTGCTGGGTTTTTATCAGCCGCTTTTGACTGATAAGCAGCAGGAATATTTGCAGGATTACTGCGGCGACGACTATTCCATTATTGAAATTGCTGAAGCCCACGGGGTTAGCCGCCAGGCAGTATCGGACAATTTGAACCGGGGGGTCGAGCTCCTAGAACACTACGAAGGGGCCCTGCACCTCTGGGCTGACTACCAGGTTCGTTCCGCCGTTGAAAATGAGTTAGTGGCCTATGTTCAAGTCCATAACAGTGACGATTATCCGCTCCGTGAGCTTGTCCGTCGCCTAGTGGATTTGGAAGGTAACGAATAA
- the ffh gene encoding signal recognition particle protein gives MAFENLSERLSKAMKNLTGRGRVSPEQLDETMREIRLALLEADVNYGTVKKFIKNVREKAQGADIMNGLNAAQQVVKIVNDELTATMGEEAAPINKSEKIPTVIMMAGLQGAGKTTTVAKLAYKLKQENHARPLMIAADVYRPAAIDQLEILGKQLDIPVFQMGTDVDPREIVKEGLAQAARDKNDYVFIDTAGRLQIDQELMQELKDVAAIAHPDEILLTVDAMTGQNATETAEGFADALDITGVVLTKLDGDTRGGAALSIRDVTGKPIKFVGQGEKPTDLDVFYPDRMASRILGMGDMLTLIEKVQKDVDEQEQAKQLEKMRENTFDYNDFVAQLQQVQNMGPMEDILKMIPGMANNPALANVNLDDKQFKHMEAIVSSMTPAEREDPELMNPSRRRRLAAGAGRPIVEVNRMIKQFDQMRKMMNQATNGNFGGLEKMMGGSGMDMGAMMGGGEGMPSGNFGQKMQNFAVKQAARRLKKLKKKRGRH, from the coding sequence ATGGCTTTTGAAAATCTAAGTGAACGCCTTTCCAAGGCAATGAAGAACTTAACCGGCCGCGGCCGGGTTAGTCCAGAACAGCTGGATGAAACTATGCGCGAAATCCGTCTGGCCCTGCTTGAAGCCGATGTTAACTACGGCACGGTCAAGAAGTTCATCAAAAACGTGCGGGAAAAGGCCCAGGGGGCCGATATCATGAACGGCTTGAACGCCGCCCAGCAGGTAGTTAAAATCGTTAACGATGAATTGACGGCTACCATGGGTGAAGAGGCCGCCCCCATCAACAAATCTGAAAAGATTCCGACCGTTATCATGATGGCCGGCCTGCAAGGTGCTGGTAAGACGACCACGGTTGCGAAGTTGGCTTACAAGCTCAAGCAGGAAAACCACGCCCGGCCATTGATGATTGCGGCCGATGTTTACCGGCCAGCGGCCATTGACCAGTTGGAAATTTTGGGTAAGCAGTTAGATATCCCCGTTTTCCAGATGGGGACTGACGTTGATCCCCGCGAAATTGTCAAAGAGGGGCTGGCCCAAGCGGCTCGTGATAAGAACGACTATGTCTTTATTGATACGGCCGGCCGTTTGCAAATTGACCAGGAGCTGATGCAGGAGTTAAAGGATGTGGCCGCAATTGCCCATCCTGATGAAATCCTGCTGACGGTTGATGCCATGACTGGACAAAACGCGACTGAAACGGCGGAAGGTTTCGCAGATGCCCTTGATATTACTGGGGTGGTTTTGACTAAGTTGGATGGGGACACCCGTGGTGGAGCCGCCCTGTCAATCCGGGACGTGACTGGTAAGCCCATCAAGTTCGTCGGTCAAGGTGAAAAGCCCACTGACCTAGACGTCTTTTACCCTGACCGGATGGCTTCCCGAATCCTTGGCATGGGTGACATGCTGACCCTGATTGAAAAAGTCCAAAAGGATGTTGACGAGCAAGAACAAGCCAAGCAGCTTGAAAAGATGCGGGAAAACACCTTCGATTATAACGACTTCGTGGCCCAGCTCCAGCAGGTGCAAAACATGGGTCCCATGGAAGATATCCTGAAGATGATTCCCGGCATGGCCAACAATCCGGCCCTAGCTAACGTTAACTTGGACGATAAGCAGTTCAAGCACATGGAGGCGATTGTTAGTTCGATGACGCCAGCTGAACGGGAAGACCCAGAACTGATGAATCCGTCGCGTCGTCGTCGCCTAGCCGCTGGTGCTGGTCGTCCAATTGTGGAAGTTAACCGGATGATTAAGCAGTTTGACCAGATGCGTAAGATGATGAACCAGGCTACCAATGGTAACTTTGGCGGACTGGAAAAGATGATGGGCGGCTCTGGCATGGACATGGGTGCCATGATGGGCGGTGGCGAAGGCATGCCGAGTGGTAACTTTGGCCAGAAGATGCAAAACTTTGCCGTTAAGCAGGCAGCTCGTCGTCTCAAGAAGCTCAAGAAAAAGCGCGGCCGCCACTAA
- a CDS encoding HAD family hydrolase yields MTVRLIATDLDATLLNDQKAYNQPLFEQVLAQLNQANIRLVLATGNHPEKVAAYFGPYLNQLAVVANNGAQLFVKGKLVQSFALPATCFEKIATLLAASQNLLKMGLVFAGTQNAYMLANQAQLPGSLAWAQGYFPHLKVIDSVAEITEPIYKVTLNLKAANDQLYQQLRESLAAVAHVTTSGFGSIDIVNSQVNKAHGLAALGQQLKIAPEDMMAFGDGLNDLEMLDYVGYPVVMQNSDPQVLDRHYPQTVADNNHDGVLKTILTTLATDQGN; encoded by the coding sequence ATGACTGTTAGACTGATAGCAACTGATCTAGATGCCACCCTGTTAAACGACCAGAAGGCCTATAACCAACCGCTCTTTGAGCAGGTGCTGGCCCAGTTAAACCAGGCCAACATTCGCCTGGTATTAGCCACTGGTAACCATCCTGAGAAAGTGGCGGCCTACTTTGGTCCCTACTTGAACCAGCTGGCCGTGGTAGCCAATAACGGGGCCCAGCTCTTTGTGAAGGGCAAACTGGTCCAGTCCTTTGCCCTGCCGGCCACCTGCTTTGAGAAGATTGCGACCTTATTAGCCGCCAGCCAGAATCTGTTAAAGATGGGCCTGGTCTTTGCCGGGACGCAAAATGCCTACATGCTGGCCAATCAGGCCCAGTTACCGGGCAGCCTAGCTTGGGCCCAAGGCTACTTTCCTCATTTGAAGGTGATTGATTCGGTCGCGGAGATTACCGAACCAATTTATAAGGTGACCTTGAATTTAAAAGCGGCAAATGACCAGCTTTATCAGCAATTGCGGGAATCCTTGGCCGCGGTGGCCCATGTGACCACTTCCGGCTTTGGTTCCATTGACATTGTTAATTCCCAGGTCAATAAGGCCCATGGGCTGGCCGCTCTTGGTCAGCAATTGAAGATTGCGCCTGAGGACATGATGGCCTTTGGGGATGGACTCAACGACCTGGAAATGTTAGATTATGTTGGTTATCCGGTGGTCATGCAAAACAGTGACCCCCAGGTTTTAGACCGTCATTACCCGCAAACCGTGGCTGATAATAACCATGACGGGGTTTTGAAAACAATTTTAACGACGCTGGCAACTGACCAAGGCAACTAG
- a CDS encoding class A sortase, which translates to MKASVKKWLWRIIPPLVIIGALATAGFLWVSGQPSSSPFKQIPRELAAKQATKKVSSSERKKIAAGVMEQDEKGGHLTKQGYVAIPDMGIFMPIYDDAYNLHALDLGANTANKDTPVPKMGEGNYTLAAHNWDNGYTGFSALQQHLKQNAPYLVDGQTGQSDWLNGKKIYMANADGIYTYTVRSQTTVNQDDVSVLDVNARINGNPKLTIITCLFPNIKYRIITNAEFTNFSSWQNAPDRLVNDFNTSKVPTNIKP; encoded by the coding sequence ATGAAAGCATCAGTGAAAAAGTGGCTGTGGCGGATTATTCCACCCCTGGTCATTATTGGCGCACTTGCCACAGCCGGTTTTTTGTGGGTTAGCGGGCAACCTAGTTCCAGCCCCTTCAAGCAAATTCCACGGGAGCTAGCGGCCAAGCAGGCCACCAAGAAGGTCAGCAGCAGTGAGCGTAAAAAGATTGCGGCTGGGGTAATGGAACAGGATGAAAAGGGCGGTCACCTGACCAAGCAGGGTTATGTGGCCATTCCAGATATGGGCATTTTCATGCCAATCTATGACGATGCCTACAACCTTCATGCCTTAGATTTGGGGGCTAACACGGCCAACAAGGACACCCCAGTACCAAAGATGGGCGAGGGGAATTACACTCTAGCCGCCCACAACTGGGATAACGGTTATACCGGTTTTTCAGCCTTGCAGCAGCATCTTAAGCAAAATGCGCCCTACCTGGTTGATGGTCAGACTGGTCAAAGTGACTGGTTAAATGGTAAGAAGATTTATATGGCTAACGCTGATGGCATCTATACCTACACGGTCCGTAGTCAGACGACCGTTAATCAGGACGATGTTTCAGTACTAGATGTTAACGCCCGGATTAACGGCAACCCGAAGTTGACCATTATTACCTGCCTTTTCCCCAACATTAAATATCGGATTATTACTAATGCTGAATTTACCAATTTTTCTAGTTGGCAAAATGCGCCGGACCGCCTGGTCAATGACTTTAACACCAGCAAGGTCCCAACCAATATCAAACCTTAA
- a CDS encoding Rid family detoxifying hydrolase gives MASSVNTKEAPKALGPYNQAVRVGQTLYCSGQIGLDPASGHLVDGIEAQAKQVFKNITQVLKAAGLTPKDVVKANIFMTNLADFGLVNDLYADFLGDTETLPARSCVAVAALPAQAQIECEVTAAFPQD, from the coding sequence ATGGCAAGTTCAGTGAATACGAAAGAGGCGCCCAAGGCCTTGGGCCCTTATAATCAGGCCGTCCGAGTCGGTCAAACATTGTATTGCTCGGGACAGATTGGCCTTGATCCAGCCAGTGGCCACCTAGTCGATGGCATCGAGGCCCAGGCCAAGCAGGTCTTCAAGAACATCACCCAGGTCCTAAAGGCCGCCGGCCTGACCCCAAAAGACGTGGTCAAGGCCAACATCTTCATGACTAACTTGGCGGACTTTGGCCTGGTTAACGACCTTTACGCCGATTTCTTGGGTGACACCGAAACGCTGCCAGCCCGTTCCTGTGTCGCCGTGGCCGCCCTACCAGCCCAGGCCCAGATTGAGTGCGAGGTCACAGCCGCCTTCCCCCAGGATTAA
- a CDS encoding ABC transporter ATP-binding protein, translated as MTTNLLDFTDVSYARANKTILKNINWHVQPGQNWAILGLNGSGKTTLLKMIHGDIWPSSGTVSVLGHRFGETNIPDLQKQIGWVSNALQDRIHPGDSAESIVLGGRYGQITLYRKCDPSEFQEAKLLLTQIGGKNVIGKPYRVLSQGEKQLVLIARALITSPKLLILDEPCNGLDLFARQRLLRQIQKISELEDGPALLIVSHYTEELLPCFDHLLLLKAGEIFDQGLRKDLMTPEVLAPFYGAPVEIQHDTHGNLIVYPK; from the coding sequence ATGACCACCAACTTACTAGACTTTACCGACGTTAGTTACGCCCGCGCCAACAAGACCATCCTAAAAAACATCAACTGGCACGTCCAACCTGGCCAAAATTGGGCCATCTTAGGTCTCAATGGTTCTGGCAAAACTACCCTCTTAAAGATGATTCACGGGGATATCTGGCCCAGCAGTGGCACGGTTAGTGTCTTGGGCCACCGCTTCGGTGAGACCAACATTCCTGACCTACAAAAACAAATTGGCTGGGTCAGCAACGCCCTCCAAGATCGCATCCACCCTGGTGACAGTGCTGAATCGATTGTTTTGGGTGGTCGCTACGGTCAAATTACCCTCTACCGGAAATGTGATCCCAGTGAGTTCCAGGAAGCCAAACTCCTCCTGACCCAAATTGGTGGGAAAAATGTGATTGGTAAACCCTACCGGGTCCTTTCCCAGGGAGAAAAACAGTTGGTGCTGATTGCCCGGGCCCTGATTACTTCACCCAAGCTTCTCATCTTAGATGAGCCCTGCAACGGCTTAGACCTCTTTGCCCGGCAACGGTTACTCCGCCAAATTCAAAAAATTTCCGAGTTGGAAGATGGGCCCGCCCTGCTGATTGTTTCTCACTATACCGAGGAACTGCTCCCCTGCTTTGACCACCTGCTCTTACTCAAAGCCGGTGAAATTTTTGACCAAGGACTTCGCAAGGACCTGATGACCCCTGAGGTCTTAGCGCCCTTCTACGGTGCCCCAGTTGAAATTCAACACGACACCCATGGCAACCTAATCGTTTATCCAAAGTAA
- the ilvA gene encoding threonine ammonia-lyase IlvA, whose amino-acid sequence MSDSKPGDLLTKQQVEDAYGVLKNVVKHTPLEYSAYLSQKFNCQVYLKREDLQQVRSFKIRGAYYAIYNTPAEVRKRGIVCASAGNHAQGVAWTAHQLDIPAVIFMPTTTPNQKVDQVKFFGQENATIKLVGDTFDAAQTAAFEYCHEHELTFIPPFDDLHTMAGQGSLAVEIFDDAKKEDLNIDALISPVGGGGLISGVSAYTKAVSPNTQVIGAEPAGAASMDLAFKSGHPATLATIDKFVDGAAVKTVGELTYENAKAYVDGLVTVPEGQICTTILDLYSKSAVVAEPAGALSVAALPGLRPKIAGKTVVCLISGGNNDINRMQEIQERSLIYEGKQLYFLVNFPQRPGALKYFVNHVLQDGDDINRFEYTKRVNRGKGPVLIGVTLGKLSNHGPLVQNLAEFDPEYLNLADNLSLFDMLV is encoded by the coding sequence ATGTCAGATTCAAAACCTGGTGACTTGTTGACCAAGCAGCAAGTCGAAGACGCCTATGGCGTCTTGAAAAACGTCGTCAAGCACACCCCCTTGGAGTACAGCGCCTACCTCTCCCAGAAATTCAACTGTCAGGTTTACCTGAAGCGTGAAGATTTGCAGCAGGTACGCTCCTTCAAGATCCGGGGTGCCTACTATGCCATCTACAATACCCCTGCTGAAGTCCGGAAACGCGGCATTGTCTGTGCCAGTGCCGGTAACCACGCCCAGGGTGTCGCTTGGACAGCCCACCAACTCGACATTCCGGCTGTGATTTTCATGCCAACCACCACCCCTAACCAAAAGGTGGACCAGGTTAAGTTCTTCGGTCAGGAAAATGCCACCATTAAACTGGTTGGCGATACCTTTGATGCAGCTCAGACGGCGGCCTTTGAATACTGCCATGAACACGAACTCACTTTCATTCCACCCTTTGATGACTTACACACTATGGCCGGCCAGGGTAGCCTGGCGGTCGAAATCTTTGATGATGCTAAAAAAGAAGATCTTAACATCGATGCCCTGATCAGCCCAGTTGGCGGCGGTGGCTTAATCAGTGGGGTCTCAGCCTACACCAAGGCGGTTAGTCCTAACACCCAGGTCATTGGTGCTGAACCGGCCGGAGCCGCTTCGATGGACCTCGCCTTTAAAAGCGGCCACCCGGCTACCCTGGCGACCATCGACAAGTTTGTTGACGGCGCCGCCGTTAAAACCGTCGGCGAACTGACCTATGAAAACGCCAAGGCCTACGTTGACGGCTTAGTCACTGTCCCTGAGGGCCAGATTTGTACCACTATCTTGGACCTATACAGTAAGTCAGCCGTGGTTGCCGAACCGGCTGGGGCCCTTAGCGTGGCTGCCCTTCCCGGCCTGCGGCCAAAGATTGCCGGTAAGACCGTGGTCTGCCTAATCAGTGGCGGTAACAACGATATCAACCGGATGCAAGAAATCCAGGAACGTTCCCTGATTTACGAAGGTAAGCAGCTCTATTTCCTGGTAAACTTTCCCCAGCGTCCCGGCGCCTTGAAGTACTTCGTTAACCACGTCCTTCAAGACGGTGATGACATCAACCGCTTTGAATATACAAAGCGGGTTAACCGCGGGAAGGGACCGGTTTTGATTGGCGTTACCCTGGGTAAGCTATCCAACCACGGACCCCTAGTCCAGAACCTGGCCGAATTTGACCCAGAGTATTTGAACCTGGCCGACAACTTATCACTCTTTGACATGCTGGTTTAA
- the ilvC gene encoding ketol-acid reductoisomerase codes for MTVEMLYDQDINTTYLHGKKIAFIGYGAQGHAQANNLRDSGFDVIIGARPGKSWEAAQRDGFDVFPTAEAAKQADWIQILTPDELQPEIYKDEIAAGLEPGNILGFSHGFNINYKEIVPPKDVDVVMMAPKGPGNLCRRTYMEGFGVPALYASYQDYSGHAEDLAKEFAKGNGAARAGIMKTTFKEETDEDLFGEQNVLMGGVTALIETGFEVLTEAGYSPELAYFEVEHEMKLICDLIYEGGFAKMYRDCSNTSEYGSYVQGPRVVNETSKQAMQEGLKRIQDGSFAKEFMDDYRNGFKKLYAYREEMENSKLQKIGNELRAKMPFVNAADKYSD; via the coding sequence ATGACTGTTGAAATGCTTTACGACCAAGACATTAACACTACTTACCTGCACGGCAAGAAGATTGCCTTTATTGGATACGGTGCCCAGGGACATGCCCAGGCCAACAACTTACGTGATTCAGGCTTCGATGTTATCATCGGTGCACGCCCAGGTAAGTCATGGGAAGCAGCCCAGCGCGATGGCTTCGACGTTTTCCCAACTGCCGAAGCAGCCAAGCAGGCTGACTGGATTCAAATTTTAACTCCTGATGAATTACAGCCTGAAATTTACAAGGATGAAATCGCAGCTGGTCTGGAACCTGGTAACATCTTAGGTTTCTCACACGGCTTCAACATTAACTACAAGGAAATCGTACCACCAAAGGACGTTGACGTAGTTATGATGGCCCCTAAGGGACCAGGTAACCTTTGCCGCCGTACTTACATGGAAGGTTTCGGTGTTCCAGCCCTTTACGCTTCATACCAAGACTACTCAGGACATGCTGAAGACTTGGCTAAGGAATTCGCCAAGGGTAACGGTGCTGCCCGCGCCGGTATCATGAAGACAACCTTCAAGGAAGAGACTGATGAAGACCTCTTCGGTGAGCAAAACGTTCTGATGGGTGGTGTGACTGCCCTGATCGAAACTGGTTTCGAAGTACTTACTGAAGCTGGTTACTCACCAGAACTGGCTTACTTCGAAGTTGAACACGAAATGAAGCTGATCTGTGACCTGATTTATGAAGGTGGTTTCGCTAAGATGTACCGTGACTGCTCAAACACTTCTGAATATGGTTCATACGTTCAGGGTCCACGGGTTGTTAACGAGACTTCTAAGCAGGCTATGCAAGAAGGTCTCAAGCGCATCCAGGACGGTTCCTTTGCCAAGGAATTCATGGATGACTACCGTAACGGCTTCAAGAAGCTTTACGCCTACCGTGAAGAGATGGAAAACTCAAAGCTGCAAAAGATTGGTAACGAACTGCGGGCCAAGATGCCTTTCGTTAACGCTGCCGACAAGTACAGTGACTAA
- the ilvB gene encoding biosynthetic-type acetolactate synthase large subunit, with amino-acid sequence MSEQPEPKQSQAPETITGSQILLKTLNQYGVKQIFGYPGGSVLPLYDYIYRESFHHILVRHEQGAVHAAEGYAKRTGEVGVVLVTSGPGATNAVTGIADAADDSVPLVVLSGQVPITSLGTNAFQETDIVTVTQPLTKGSFRVTRPAQFAQTLQQAFDLAVTGRPGPVVVEVPKDMLQSQTADTFAGGPSLADNKKTVNADTFTVITEHLSRAKKPIFLVGGGIISAGAADMARAFAKYYDIPVVSSLLGLGVIDHDDPNFVGMGGMHGTYAANMALSQCDFLLNIGSRFDDRLVTKPTEFAPQAWTAHLDIDPHELNKIVPVNLSAVMDAKNAFAGLAEAKGQQPDTKAWHQQIADWQKAYPLNYEEKAGTIKPQAVIEAVGRITKGEATVATDVGQHQMWTAQYYPFKHPRQLITSGGLGTMGFGLPAAIGAQIAEPDQQVVLFVGDGGFQMSLEELGVISQYKLNLKIILLNNQTLGMVYQWQTILYGQRRSQTLMQHNPDFTTLATAYGIPAQTLPADGWEKALADAFAKPGPALIEVPIPADEEVTPMVLPGEPNQNMINYQ; translated from the coding sequence GTGTCGGAACAACCAGAACCAAAGCAAAGTCAGGCACCGGAAACAATCACCGGTTCCCAAATTTTATTAAAAACGCTCAATCAGTACGGTGTTAAACAAATATTTGGCTACCCCGGTGGTTCGGTCCTACCCTTGTACGACTACATTTACCGAGAGTCGTTTCACCACATCCTGGTCCGGCACGAACAAGGAGCGGTTCACGCCGCTGAAGGTTATGCCAAGCGTACCGGCGAAGTTGGGGTTGTCCTAGTCACATCTGGACCAGGCGCCACCAACGCAGTCACCGGAATTGCGGATGCGGCTGACGACTCAGTTCCCTTAGTCGTCTTGTCCGGCCAGGTCCCTATCACTAGTTTGGGTACCAACGCCTTTCAAGAAACTGACATCGTCACGGTTACTCAGCCGTTGACCAAGGGCAGCTTTCGAGTTACCCGCCCCGCTCAGTTTGCACAGACCTTGCAGCAAGCCTTTGACCTGGCCGTCACTGGTCGACCGGGTCCGGTCGTTGTTGAAGTTCCAAAGGATATGTTGCAGAGCCAAACTGCTGACACCTTTGCAGGTGGCCCCAGCTTGGCAGACAATAAAAAAACAGTCAATGCGGACACATTCACTGTTATCACAGAGCATCTTAGCCGAGCTAAGAAACCAATCTTCCTAGTTGGTGGCGGTATCATTTCCGCCGGCGCTGCCGATATGGCCCGCGCCTTTGCCAAGTACTATGACATCCCCGTCGTTTCCAGTTTGCTGGGGTTAGGCGTCATCGATCACGACGATCCAAACTTCGTCGGTATGGGCGGCATGCATGGTACTTACGCCGCCAACATGGCCTTAAGCCAATGTGACTTCCTATTAAACATCGGTAGTCGCTTCGATGACCGGCTAGTAACCAAGCCAACTGAGTTCGCACCTCAGGCTTGGACCGCTCACCTAGACATTGACCCGCACGAATTAAACAAAATCGTACCGGTTAACTTGAGCGCAGTCATGGACGCCAAGAACGCCTTTGCCGGCCTAGCAGAAGCTAAGGGTCAGCAACCAGACACCAAGGCTTGGCACCAGCAAATTGCCGATTGGCAAAAGGCTTATCCCCTTAATTATGAGGAAAAGGCCGGTACCATCAAACCACAGGCCGTGATTGAAGCAGTGGGACGCATCACCAAGGGTGAAGCAACGGTGGCCACTGATGTCGGACAACATCAAATGTGGACCGCCCAGTACTACCCCTTCAAGCATCCTCGCCAGCTAATCACGAGCGGTGGCTTAGGCACAATGGGCTTTGGCCTACCGGCAGCGATTGGCGCTCAAATTGCTGAACCTGACCAACAAGTTGTCTTGTTTGTCGGTGACGGCGGCTTCCAGATGTCTTTGGAAGAATTGGGGGTTATCAGTCAGTATAAATTAAATTTGAAAATAATTCTACTGAATAACCAAACTTTGGGCATGGTTTACCAATGGCAGACCATTTTATACGGTCAACGCCGTTCCCAAACCCTCATGCAGCACAATCCGGACTTTACCACCTTGGCTACGGCCTACGGTATTCCGGCACAAACCCTTCCCGCTGATGGCTGGGAAAAAGCACTGGCTGACGCCTTTGCCAAACCCGGTCCAGCCTTAATCGAGGTGCCCATCCCGGCGGACGAAGAAGTCACACCGATGGTCCTACCTGGTGAACCCAATCAGAACATGATTAATTACCAGTAA
- a CDS encoding metal-sulfur cluster assembly factor: MRPQPEESKYLDALREVIDPELRFDVVSLGFIYGISIDDDKLCTVDMTLTIMGCPLSDFLYEQIRSALVVFDEIVEVKVNMVWEPAWSKDNLSQEIKMQLGIH; the protein is encoded by the coding sequence ATGCGGCCACAGCCAGAAGAAAGTAAATACTTAGATGCCTTGCGGGAGGTAATTGATCCCGAGCTACGCTTTGACGTCGTCAGCCTGGGCTTTATCTATGGCATTAGTATTGATGATGATAAACTCTGCACGGTGGATATGACCCTGACCATCATGGGCTGTCCCCTTTCTGACTTCCTATATGAACAAATCCGTTCCGCCCTGGTCGTCTTTGATGAAATCGTCGAAGTTAAGGTCAATATGGTCTGGGAGCCGGCCTGGTCCAAGGACAATTTATCCCAGGAAATCAAGATGCAGCTGGGTATTCACTAA